TGAAACGTCATGACGTCTTTGGTGTACGTagccctcctcctcttccttgtTTTGTAAACGACCAGGCCACGGATTTAAAAGCCCTCGTAGACTGTCGATCTCCACTGTCAGCATTAAACCAGTTACAGTTGCTGTCTGAGATAAAACTAAAGGTAGGTCAAAAAGAACGTTTTCCGTTTAGTGTGTGTGCAAGTATATGGTATATAAATTCTTTTGCGATCGAGAAATATAACCAGAAATAGCCTAGATCAAGAAACAAAGCTGGCCAAGCTGTCCTGTTCACTACACGCCTGTCATTTATCAGTACACAGAAACCCAGGAAAAGATCACTACACTGCAGGATGTGCAATGATTACCTGCATGAATCTGTATTTACTCAGAGATAACATGACACTGTAaaacactattattatttaaatgtaatatccATGATTAATGCCATCACTGAATGATTCTCTATAGAGACATGACAGCCAAACGTGGCCTCATCACAGATACATTCAAGGTAGTGAAGAAAGTGAAGAGAGGTGACAGAAGGGATAAGAAACCTCCATCACCCCCAGCTGCAGGTGAGACCAAGTGTGTGCGTAGTTTATAGTTGTGCTTTTGcattaaaattgcaaaaaaaaaagcgtaatttacatttacagcatttggcagacacccttatccaacctatatttatctcattttatacaactgaatagttgagggttaagggccttgctcaagggcccagcgatggcagtgtgtcagtgctgggatttgaactcacaaccttccactcagtaggccaacatcttaaccactgagctaccactgcctaGTTTTAATATGAGGTTAATAGTTGTGTTATTACCATGTCATATGCATGAATAGATGCAGAACTTCCTCacctgagtgagagagagactgatctGCAGGAGCTGAAGAAGTTTGACTTGGACTGGCGGTTCGGTCCATGTACAGGTAACTAAGGGTATTTTCACATGCACGCTTATTTTTGGCCTCAGAGGCTTTACATCAATATTTTAGTATGTTGTTGAGTGTAAAAGGTGGCTTCAAACATGAGTGAGTCCAGGAAATTGATCTCTAGTCCAGCCGAAAGTGGTGGTCTGGGGTTTGCTTCAGGTGAGCTCAGGTTTGGACCATACCATGTGCGAAAGTTGGTTCTGGGGCCAGCTGTTAAATTACGCAGTTGGTTGaatttttcatgaatttttttcaaaggtGTGTTGTGGTCTGTAGAAGAGAGGGAATGTCTTTTTATATGTGGAACAACGAAAGTGTAATAAGTTAGATTAAGGGTTAGGGGAAGGGTTAGTGTTTGCACTTTATCTTACGACTTCATCCTTGTGAAAACAAACTTGAAAACTGAAAATTGCAGTCAGTCTGCAGTACGCATTGATTGTGTGAAAACAAACCTGCGATAATGACACCCTCCCCAGAATCATCCCTGCGTACGGACTTGAGTAATTAGACCAAGTATGAATACAGAGCTAATATAGTACATTAATCATATCAGTATTCTTCCCTTAAGTCcctattttattattcagttattgaTCTTAAAgtttattatacaacagttagttcctgttcactaatttcctcagacaagcagcattccaagagtgctgtcATTTAATAATAGCCCTGgtacatttcagtgtttgtatcactccacatgtctgtgttcactacataaatTTCAAATTCTAGCTATAGTTCATTACATTGCTACACTTACTATGGGCTGTCAGTTattctgtgtgtttgcatggcCATACACAATGCTGTATCCAGCTGTGGCatctcaatattaatttcttgtttacagctgttgtataaaagcaacatcacactcacactcatgctgttttactgaatattagcatggctgtgattacctgcagccgaatcacagccatgctgatatttagcacatgtgatattgcttaagaATGTacttaagtatttatttatatttaaatatttaaatatttaagtaatTACCATGAATTATTCAGTTACTACAGAACTAAAACTAATCAGAAAATTATAAGCAGTATCAGGAACCCATGCCATACTAATCCACTAGCGAAGAATTTTGGGATTTCATTTTGTACCTCATCATACAAACCAAGACATCTCTCTTCTTTcatgtacacgtgtgtgtaGGGATCAGCCGCTTGCAGCGGTGGGATAGGGCAGCTCTGCATGGCCTGAACCCCCCACAGGAGATTAAAGACATACTGCTGAAGGAGACTACAGACCCTGACTACACACACAGGTGCTATGAACTAACAGCAATTCATTTTGTATGATGACATGtccacatgtacacacacacacacacacacacacacacacacacacacggtcataACACATTGGTAAGTCCAGGTTCAAACATAGCCTGATGTttgatatttgttttgtttcagtcTCTGGCGTGAGTACCCCTTGTGAAGAAACGTGAGTGAAGAAAATGAGACAGCTAAAGAAATGAGACAGCAGGGAGAGGGAATGATTATCATGGTTATTCTGATTGTTCATGTTTGAATGTTCCtgggcttttttgttttgttttgtttttttgtttgtgcttgCTAATTTTTACACTACAtttttataaagcattttattaagCACTGCTTTGTCTTAACTTTTTTGATCTTTAAGGTTAATTTCAATGAGGGCATCTAGGATATTTTGCATTAGTATCTGATCTGCCACATCTCTGAAATCATCGTGCTCTTTTTTGCATAGTCATGTAACAGAGTCAGTCGTGCATTTAATTGCTATGTAGCCTGTAGTTTAAAAAGATATGTGTCTACGTACAACCAAAAAATATACTCAAACacatgcatatatgtgtgtatatatgagtaaTGTTTGGATGTGCATGTGTTTGAGTATATTTTTTGGTTGTACGTAGACatatctttttaaatatatttatatatatatataggacaCATATATAGGACATGTTTTGCCATATCAATTATGTTTTTCCTTGCTAAATAACAgtatatttttaatccatttattattagtcttagattatggtGAGTTTCTTctatgcaagtccctgtgtaagcagTTTCTCTAGAAATGAGTGTAATAATGTAAAGCTGTAAACCTATTCTTAAAACTAGAGCTTTGATGTAGGGGTAATATACCTTAATAACAATTTCTTACAGCAAATCATAGCATGCGCGGTTTCTCCAGCCATCCTTAGCCAGACCAGTCAGCGTGGGCTATGGGGT
This sequence is a window from Pangasianodon hypophthalmus isolate fPanHyp1 chromosome 3, fPanHyp1.pri, whole genome shotgun sequence. Protein-coding genes within it:
- the pold4 gene encoding DNA polymerase delta subunit 4, with the translated sequence MTAKRGLITDTFKVVKKVKRGDRRDKKPPSPPAADAELPHLSERETDLQELKKFDLDWRFGPCTGISRLQRWDRAALHGLNPPQEIKDILLKETTDPDYTHSLWREYPL